A single window of Vibrio gazogenes DNA harbors:
- a CDS encoding ABC transporter ATP-binding protein, with translation MSSIQLSNVVKRFDDTQTIHNVNLSIEEGEFVVFVGPSGCGKSTLLRMIAGLEDISDGSISISGNIVNDTPPSERGVAMVFQSYALYPHMTVAENMGYSLKVNKVPKEERDKKVQLVGKALQLEHLLDRKPAQLSGGQRQRVAIGRAIVRDPKVFLFDEPLSNLDAELRVDMRLHIAKLHQELQSTMVYVTHDQVEAMTLADKIVVLRDGKVEQVGSPMDLYHHPVNRFVAGFIGSPKMNFLPCTVESWDENSLTVTLDVGRSITLPIKTAPIEIGTTLTLGIRPEHLTTNPATIMLAFQCEVIERLGGMTYIFGQCGGVDDFKYLHHGDTQVQPGESISLFASPSHLHIFEADGSVIKFDSVQSTH, from the coding sequence ATGTCTTCGATTCAATTATCCAATGTCGTAAAACGTTTTGACGATACCCAAACCATTCACAACGTAAACTTATCGATAGAAGAAGGTGAATTTGTCGTCTTTGTCGGTCCATCAGGCTGCGGAAAATCGACGCTGTTGCGTATGATCGCCGGTCTGGAAGATATTAGTGATGGCTCCATCTCTATTTCAGGAAATATCGTCAACGACACGCCCCCATCAGAACGAGGCGTTGCCATGGTATTTCAATCATATGCGCTCTACCCTCATATGACCGTTGCAGAAAACATGGGGTACTCGTTAAAAGTCAACAAAGTGCCAAAAGAAGAACGTGATAAAAAAGTACAACTGGTCGGCAAAGCACTCCAGTTAGAGCATCTGCTTGATCGTAAACCGGCCCAACTTTCAGGGGGCCAGCGTCAGCGCGTTGCCATCGGCCGGGCAATTGTCAGAGATCCCAAAGTCTTTTTATTCGATGAGCCGCTCTCAAATCTTGATGCCGAATTACGTGTAGATATGCGTCTGCATATTGCGAAATTACATCAAGAACTTCAGTCAACGATGGTTTATGTGACGCACGATCAAGTCGAAGCCATGACATTGGCTGATAAAATCGTGGTACTGCGTGATGGAAAAGTTGAGCAAGTGGGGTCACCAATGGATCTGTACCATCATCCAGTGAACCGATTTGTTGCCGGATTTATCGGCTCACCTAAAATGAATTTTCTGCCTTGTACCGTTGAAAGCTGGGATGAAAATAGTTTAACCGTCACACTGGATGTTGGTCGCTCAATCACCTTACCGATCAAAACAGCCCCCATTGAAATCGGCACAACACTCACATTAGGGATTCGCCCTGAACACCTCACAACCAATCCGGCGACGATTATGCTGGCCTTCCAGTGTGAAGTGATCGAGCGCCTGGGAGGGATGACGTATATCTTTGGCCAATGTGGCGGTGTGGATGACTTTAAGTATCTTCATCATGGGGATACGCAAGTACAGCCAGGTGAGTCAATTTCGTTATTTGCATCACCTTCCCATTTACACATTTTTGAAGCTGATGGAAGCGTCATAAAATTTGATTCTGTACAATCAACGCATTAA
- a CDS encoding maltoporin yields MKKAILTVAILSALSATQAFAVDFSGYVRAGIGANSDGGGTKGGDEFNKSKLGRLGNEFDTYSEIGLGQELFNQDGRSMYFQSMVEMSSNGNLETENTENDDESKTKFGIKQLNIQAKGYIPSLPDAVIWAGKRFYQRHDIHIIDTKYWNVSGYGAGIENIKLDTGAVSAAVIRADNELATWNGGNKTSYGDLNTYYLDLRYAGFSPWEGAWTEFGVDYAIVNPTDKQKELTENFDNGLMLTAELSQNFSLGYNKFVLQYMDKGLAQNAISQGGGWYDIWHGDTSQAKGFRFISTGDVNLSKNVVIDHVLTYGHVKDHDDGLGKETLFSFVARPTYIWSPYNKTMLEVGYFDQDKTDHLGSEENSSGTKFTLAHAISAGESFFARPEIRFYVTYLKDNEGKHFDNNNSNNTFNYGVQIEAWW; encoded by the coding sequence ATGAAAAAAGCAATATTGACAGTCGCTATTTTAAGCGCTTTATCTGCCACTCAAGCTTTCGCAGTTGATTTTAGTGGTTATGTTCGGGCTGGTATCGGCGCGAATTCTGATGGGGGGGGGACGAAAGGTGGCGATGAGTTTAACAAATCGAAATTAGGCCGCTTGGGGAATGAGTTTGATACCTATTCCGAAATTGGTTTAGGGCAAGAATTATTTAATCAAGACGGCCGGTCAATGTATTTTCAAAGTATGGTTGAGATGTCATCAAACGGAAATCTTGAGACGGAAAATACGGAAAATGACGATGAGAGCAAGACCAAATTTGGAATTAAACAGTTAAACATTCAGGCGAAGGGCTATATTCCATCACTACCGGATGCTGTTATCTGGGCGGGAAAACGTTTTTATCAACGTCATGATATCCATATTATCGATACCAAATACTGGAATGTTTCCGGTTATGGTGCCGGTATTGAAAATATCAAGTTAGATACTGGTGCAGTGTCAGCCGCGGTCATCCGTGCTGATAATGAGCTGGCTACGTGGAATGGTGGTAATAAAACCAGTTACGGTGATCTGAATACCTACTACTTAGATTTACGCTACGCAGGGTTTAGCCCGTGGGAAGGCGCGTGGACGGAGTTCGGTGTTGACTACGCGATTGTGAATCCAACCGATAAACAAAAAGAGTTGACGGAAAATTTCGACAACGGTTTGATGTTAACTGCTGAACTGAGTCAAAACTTTTCATTGGGTTATAACAAGTTTGTCTTGCAATACATGGACAAAGGACTGGCACAAAATGCTATCTCACAAGGCGGCGGATGGTATGACATCTGGCATGGTGATACGAGTCAAGCAAAAGGCTTTCGTTTCATCAGTACCGGTGATGTGAACTTAAGCAAAAATGTCGTGATCGATCATGTCCTTACTTACGGTCACGTGAAAGATCATGATGACGGGCTTGGTAAGGAAACGTTGTTCTCATTTGTTGCGCGTCCGACCTATATCTGGTCGCCATACAACAAAACCATGTTAGAAGTCGGTTACTTTGACCAAGACAAAACGGATCACTTAGGTTCTGAAGAGAACTCTAGCGGTACAAAATTCACGCTTGCCCATGCCATCTCTGCCGGTGAATCTTTCTTCGCTCGTCCCGAAATTCGCTTCTATGTGACTTATTTGAAAGATAATGAAGGAAAACATTTTGACAACAACAACAGTAACAACACCTTCAACTACGGTGTACAAATCGAGGCTTGGTGGTAA
- a CDS encoding LacI family DNA-binding transcriptional regulator — translation MATLKDIAQKANISTSTISRFLNEDPTLSVSEDKKRAILEAVESLGYQSPKRSKKQFIHHQAPRVNEPVGAHHVVMLNFLTPTQEIDDPYFTSIRAGIQNRCLEKGVDLRTIHLDQIDASLKLIEKAPTLIAVGHFDEHIVETLYNTNPNIIFVDSNPLGSKTDAVLIDRLALSNDVMQNILNNHCKRPAFIGNNEERLHVFRKVTKENGLYHEALCKVSKEYCIESGYQAMKEMLHLDELPDVVYAATDMVAVGVYRAIYESGLTIPGDIQVIGTNDISSARHMSPSLTTMRLFPFEMGEVAIDMFIEKMAGRQYKKTVLFGHEFIWRDSFKMK, via the coding sequence TTGGCGACACTTAAAGACATTGCACAAAAAGCTAACATTTCTACTTCCACGATTTCGCGCTTTCTGAACGAAGACCCAACTTTATCGGTCAGTGAAGATAAGAAGCGAGCTATTTTGGAGGCCGTCGAATCGCTGGGCTATCAATCGCCGAAACGGAGTAAAAAACAGTTTATTCATCATCAAGCCCCCAGAGTGAATGAACCGGTTGGCGCACATCATGTTGTGATGTTGAACTTTTTAACCCCCACACAAGAAATCGACGATCCGTATTTCACGTCCATTCGTGCCGGTATTCAAAACCGCTGCTTAGAGAAAGGTGTGGATTTAAGAACAATCCATTTAGATCAAATCGATGCCAGTCTAAAGCTGATAGAAAAAGCCCCGACGCTGATCGCAGTCGGACACTTCGATGAGCATATTGTCGAGACATTATATAACACGAACCCTAATATTATTTTTGTTGATTCAAATCCCTTGGGGAGTAAAACAGATGCGGTCTTAATTGACCGATTAGCATTATCGAATGACGTCATGCAGAATATATTAAACAACCACTGTAAACGCCCTGCTTTTATTGGTAACAATGAGGAACGCTTACATGTGTTTCGCAAAGTGACCAAAGAAAATGGTTTGTATCACGAAGCATTATGTAAAGTCAGTAAAGAATATTGCATCGAATCGGGATATCAAGCGATGAAAGAAATGCTACACCTCGATGAACTACCCGATGTGGTTTACGCTGCGACAGATATGGTCGCCGTCGGTGTTTATCGCGCCATTTATGAATCTGGGTTAACCATTCCGGGGGACATACAAGTCATCGGGACCAATGATATTTCGTCAGCCCGACACATGAGTCCAAGCCTGACAACCATGAGGCTGTTTCCATTTGAAATGGGAGAAGTTGCAATCGATATGTTCATTGAGAAAATGGCTGGCAGACAGTATAAGAAAACGGTTTTATTCGGTCATGAATTTATATGGCGGGATAGCTTTAAGATGAAATAA
- a CDS encoding carbohydrate ABC transporter permease, protein MSERFKHDSGRYRSHRLTASLLALIPGFGQFYNRQFVKGMMFFILLTSFYAVTRDFISHGMWGLVTLGENLPEDNSVFLLAHGIIAALVVVFGLVVYVLSINDAYKNGKLFDEGRPLNSLRVQYRNVINAGFPYLMISPGFILLVFVVVFPIIFGFAIGFTNYNLYNSPPAKLVDWIGLKNFFNIFQINLWRNTFIDVLQWTVVWTLVASTLQCTVGVLLAILVNQKDLKFKPLIRTIFILPWAVPGFVTILIFTGMFNDSFGVINNVILDFFGIEARAWLTDPFWTKIALIMIQTWLGFPFVFAMTTGVLQAIPGDLYEAATMDGASKFQQLRTITLPLVLYSIAPILITQYTFNFNNFNIIYLFNNGGPAVIGSNAGGTDILVSWIYKLTMSSSQYGVASAITLLLSIFVVGIALWQFRMTKSFKEEAR, encoded by the coding sequence ATGAGTGAACGTTTTAAGCATGACTCGGGACGATATCGATCCCACCGACTGACGGCTTCCTTACTTGCGTTAATACCTGGCTTTGGCCAATTCTATAACCGCCAGTTTGTCAAAGGCATGATGTTTTTCATCTTGCTCACGAGTTTTTATGCCGTCACGCGTGATTTTATTTCCCACGGCATGTGGGGGCTGGTCACGCTGGGTGAAAATCTCCCTGAAGACAACTCAGTTTTCCTGCTCGCACACGGGATTATCGCTGCACTTGTGGTGGTATTTGGTTTGGTGGTGTATGTCCTGAGTATCAATGACGCTTATAAAAACGGTAAGTTGTTTGATGAAGGCCGCCCGTTGAACTCATTACGAGTTCAGTACCGCAATGTTATTAATGCCGGCTTTCCTTATCTGATGATCAGCCCCGGTTTTATCCTCTTAGTCTTTGTGGTGGTGTTCCCGATTATCTTTGGTTTTGCCATTGGTTTTACCAACTATAACTTGTACAACTCACCGCCTGCGAAGCTGGTTGACTGGATTGGGTTAAAGAACTTCTTCAACATTTTCCAAATCAATTTGTGGCGCAACACCTTTATTGATGTATTGCAGTGGACGGTCGTCTGGACACTTGTTGCATCAACGCTGCAATGTACCGTCGGGGTTCTGTTGGCAATACTGGTAAATCAGAAAGACCTTAAATTTAAGCCATTGATCCGGACTATTTTTATTCTGCCTTGGGCGGTACCCGGTTTTGTGACCATTCTTATTTTTACCGGGATGTTTAACGATAGCTTTGGCGTGATTAACAACGTCATTCTCGACTTCTTCGGCATTGAGGCGAGAGCTTGGCTGACGGACCCGTTCTGGACCAAAATTGCGCTGATCATGATTCAGACCTGGCTTGGCTTCCCGTTTGTCTTTGCCATGACAACCGGTGTTTTACAGGCGATTCCCGGTGATCTCTATGAAGCCGCGACGATGGACGGTGCGAGTAAATTTCAACAGTTAAGAACGATCACATTACCGCTGGTACTGTATTCCATTGCACCGATTCTGATCACACAATATACGTTTAACTTCAATAACTTCAATATTATTTATCTCTTTAACAATGGTGGTCCTGCTGTCATTGGGAGTAACGCGGGCGGTACCGATATCTTGGTGTCATGGATTTATAAATTGACGATGTCTTCATCGCAATACGGGGTCGCATCGGCAATCACCTTGTTACTATCGATTTTCGTAGTCGGTATTGCGCTGTGGCAATTCCGGATGACCAAATCATTCAAAGAAGAGGCGAGATAA
- a CDS encoding glycoside hydrolase family 53 protein, which produces MNRKLKVALISAAVALAGCQSVNSSVNHRADMNTNSKDEVITAPHLRADFIRGMDISMLPEIEKLGGKYYQNGHQEDLVKILKENGVNSIRARLWVDPMSASGEVFGGGNNTLARAIELGQRAQENGMSFLLDIHYSDFWADPKKQQKPKAWQQLTFEHLTEKVYDYTAYVMKALHAKGVVPDMVQVGNELNSGMLWPDGKSWGQDGKEFDRLSRLLKSGIQAVHDNDSGKDIKIMLHLAEAGDNGLFRWWFDEITKRDVDFDVIGMSYYPWWHGPIDKVKANMNDVIRRYHKPIVLVETAFPFTTENGDSLSNSYAGSGPIEGYSVSVNGQAQYLADIMTMLNELPNEQGLGIYYWEPAWLPIKGATWSTKAGMKYSGDKGDMGNSWENQTLFDFEGHALPSLKVFKGQ; this is translated from the coding sequence ATGAATAGAAAATTAAAGGTTGCACTCATTAGTGCGGCAGTGGCTCTGGCTGGCTGTCAATCCGTGAATTCATCAGTCAATCATCGTGCAGATATGAATACCAACTCGAAAGATGAGGTGATCACTGCGCCACACCTGAGAGCTGATTTTATCCGTGGTATGGATATTTCTATGTTGCCTGAAATAGAAAAGTTAGGCGGGAAATATTACCAAAATGGTCATCAAGAAGATCTGGTTAAAATATTAAAAGAGAATGGGGTGAATTCGATCCGCGCACGTTTATGGGTTGATCCCATGTCTGCCAGTGGTGAAGTGTTCGGTGGCGGGAATAATACGTTAGCGCGTGCCATCGAGCTTGGTCAACGCGCACAGGAAAACGGTATGTCATTCCTGCTTGATATTCATTACAGCGATTTCTGGGCGGATCCGAAGAAGCAGCAAAAACCCAAAGCATGGCAGCAACTGACATTTGAGCATCTGACTGAGAAAGTCTACGACTACACCGCATATGTGATGAAAGCACTCCACGCGAAAGGTGTTGTGCCAGACATGGTTCAGGTCGGTAACGAGCTGAATAGCGGAATGCTGTGGCCTGATGGAAAGAGTTGGGGACAAGATGGCAAAGAGTTCGATCGCCTGTCTCGTCTCCTGAAATCCGGCATTCAAGCCGTGCATGATAACGACAGTGGTAAAGACATCAAAATCATGTTGCATCTTGCAGAAGCGGGGGACAATGGCCTGTTCCGCTGGTGGTTTGATGAAATCACCAAACGCGACGTCGATTTTGATGTGATTGGTATGTCCTACTACCCGTGGTGGCATGGCCCCATCGATAAAGTCAAAGCCAATATGAATGATGTGATTCGTCGTTATCACAAGCCTATCGTATTGGTGGAAACGGCTTTTCCTTTTACCACTGAGAATGGGGACTCACTCAGTAACAGCTACGCCGGTTCAGGTCCGATTGAAGGATATAGCGTTTCTGTCAACGGTCAGGCGCAATACTTGGCTGACATCATGACGATGTTGAATGAACTGCCAAATGAACAAGGCTTAGGAATCTATTACTGGGAGCCGGCATGGTTACCGATTAAGGGTGCAACTTGGTCAACGAAAGCTGGCATGAAATATAGTGGCGACAAAGGGGACATGGGGAACTCATGGGAAAACCAGACGCTGTTTGATTTTGAAGGTCATGCCTTACCGTCATTGAAAGTATTTAAAGGTCAATAA
- a CDS encoding beta-galactosidase: MNYKKHIIPKIKGLLHGADYNPEQWLDRPDILAKDIELMKQTQCNVMSVGIFSWSALEPVEGEFQFEWLDNVLDTLADNGISVFLATPSGARPAWLSARYPDVLRVNSARVKQLHGERHNHCYSSPNYREKVAIINTKLAERYSHHPAVIGWHVSNEYGGDCHCHYCQAEFRQWLKNKYGSLHNLNKLWWSAFWSHTYTSWEQIESPSPIGENSVHALKLDWKRFCTDRVANFCEHEIAPLKSINPDLPTTANFMEYFYDYNYWALAKSIDVVSWDSYPLWHRDPDEVELACYIGMYHDLMRTLKNQPFLLMESTPSQTNWQPITKLKKDGVHLLSSLQAVAHGSDSVQYFQWRKSRGSVEKFHGAVIDHVGHANTRTGREVTAVGEYLQQINAVAGTGTQAEVAIVFDWESRWAMDDASGPRNEGLNYEQTVCDHYRGFWQQGISCDIIEQLCDFTPYKVIVAPMLYLIKPGVAERLEAFVEQGGTLVATYWSGIVDHNDLCFLGGFPGGEGSPLRRTFGIWAEEIDSLYDDERVLFAMEAHSGLGFTGEFQAKHLMEHIHLETAEALAYYREDLFEGCPAITKNQLGKGCAYYIAARTETEFNQLFYTALAHLHDIRKPIDNIPYGVSVTTREDEQSRYLFMMNFMNEQQTVNVPHGEWMNVNTGDAVQENILIQPYQVIVIENNK, encoded by the coding sequence ATGAATTATAAAAAACATATTATTCCCAAGATAAAAGGTTTGCTCCATGGGGCAGATTACAACCCCGAGCAGTGGCTCGACAGACCGGATATTTTAGCCAAAGACATTGAACTGATGAAGCAGACACAATGTAACGTGATGTCTGTCGGTATATTCAGTTGGTCTGCGCTTGAACCGGTTGAAGGGGAGTTTCAGTTTGAATGGCTGGATAACGTCCTTGATACTTTGGCAGACAATGGTATTTCTGTATTTCTTGCTACACCAAGTGGCGCTCGTCCTGCTTGGTTGTCAGCGCGATACCCTGATGTGCTTCGGGTCAACAGTGCACGGGTGAAACAGTTGCATGGAGAGCGGCATAACCATTGTTACAGTTCGCCAAATTATCGCGAAAAGGTGGCGATCATCAATACCAAATTGGCAGAGCGTTACAGCCACCATCCTGCGGTGATCGGCTGGCACGTTTCCAATGAATATGGTGGCGATTGTCACTGTCATTACTGCCAGGCTGAGTTTCGGCAATGGCTGAAAAACAAGTACGGCTCGCTACATAATCTGAATAAGCTGTGGTGGAGCGCTTTCTGGAGTCATACCTATACCAGTTGGGAACAAATTGAGTCGCCATCTCCGATTGGAGAGAACTCCGTGCACGCACTGAAACTGGATTGGAAACGGTTCTGTACCGATCGGGTCGCCAATTTCTGTGAGCATGAGATTGCACCGCTGAAGTCGATCAATCCTGATCTACCGACCACGGCAAACTTTATGGAGTATTTTTACGATTACAACTATTGGGCGCTGGCGAAGTCAATTGATGTCGTTTCTTGGGACAGTTATCCGCTATGGCACCGTGACCCCGATGAGGTTGAACTCGCTTGCTATATCGGGATGTACCATGATTTGATGCGCACCCTGAAAAATCAGCCGTTTTTACTGATGGAATCCACCCCAAGTCAAACCAACTGGCAGCCGATTACTAAGCTCAAGAAAGACGGTGTTCATTTGCTGTCTTCATTACAAGCTGTGGCACATGGCTCTGATTCTGTTCAGTATTTTCAGTGGCGAAAAAGCCGTGGTTCTGTTGAGAAGTTTCATGGTGCCGTGATTGATCATGTGGGTCATGCCAATACACGTACCGGCCGGGAAGTGACCGCTGTCGGTGAGTATCTGCAACAGATCAATGCTGTCGCGGGAACGGGCACGCAGGCGGAAGTCGCCATTGTTTTTGATTGGGAAAGCCGTTGGGCAATGGATGATGCTTCAGGCCCTCGCAATGAAGGCCTGAACTATGAACAAACGGTGTGTGATCATTACCGGGGTTTTTGGCAGCAAGGAATCAGTTGCGACATCATTGAACAGCTCTGTGACTTTACGCCTTACAAAGTCATTGTTGCGCCGATGCTGTACCTCATCAAACCGGGTGTTGCTGAACGTCTGGAAGCGTTTGTTGAGCAGGGCGGTACTTTAGTTGCAACGTACTGGAGTGGCATCGTTGATCACAATGATCTGTGCTTCTTGGGCGGTTTTCCCGGTGGAGAAGGGAGCCCGCTGCGGCGCACATTCGGTATCTGGGCCGAAGAGATTGACTCACTTTACGACGATGAGCGCGTTTTATTTGCGATGGAAGCGCATTCCGGTCTTGGTTTCACTGGTGAATTTCAGGCCAAGCACTTAATGGAGCATATTCATTTAGAAACGGCAGAAGCTTTGGCTTATTACCGCGAGGACTTATTCGAGGGTTGCCCGGCTATCACGAAGAATCAACTCGGTAAAGGTTGTGCTTATTATATTGCGGCACGTACCGAGACAGAATTCAACCAGTTATTCTATACCGCACTTGCGCATTTACATGATATTCGCAAGCCCATTGATAATATTCCTTACGGTGTGTCAGTGACAACGCGTGAAGATGAACAGTCGCGCTATTTATTTATGATGAACTTTATGAATGAACAGCAAACTGTGAATGTGCCACACGGGGAATGGATGAATGTCAATACAGGTGATGCAGTTCAGGAGAATATATTGATTCAACCTTATCAAGTCATCGTTATCGAAAATAATAAATAA
- a CDS encoding extracellular solute-binding protein, whose amino-acid sequence MDNNKFSKKIAALAVTALFCSPMVLAQQSLLVWEDIQKSFGNEDAVAAFEKQHDVNVKVLEMPYGGQIESLRMDGPAGTGPDVVLIPHDQIGGAVIQGLLAPVQVDKAVTDTFTQSSIDALTYNGVLYGLPKSVETVFMVYNKDLISKLPDTMDEIFELSKKFRKENKYGLLAKWDELYYTYGILHGMGGDIFGKKADGSYDPNKILLNTPGAIEGAKFIQKFYQSKVFPTGIIGNNGLNAIDSLFTSGKAAIVETGPWSLQPYKEAGINYGVAPLPKLPSGQPMGSFMGVKSYSISTFSKNKPLAQEFITFINNYKNAKRRFELTGEVPAVKKLVDDPIIKNDPGANAVAIQSIHATSMPSIPEMNEVWGPANSALQLIATNKQDPKSALDSAVESIQMQIEANHAMMGQ is encoded by the coding sequence ATGGATAATAATAAATTTAGTAAAAAAATAGCTGCTCTCGCAGTGACCGCTTTATTTTGTTCGCCAATGGTGCTGGCGCAGCAATCTTTATTAGTCTGGGAAGACATTCAAAAGTCTTTTGGTAATGAAGACGCGGTTGCAGCATTTGAAAAACAACACGATGTAAACGTGAAAGTGCTTGAAATGCCATACGGTGGTCAGATCGAATCTCTGCGTATGGACGGTCCGGCGGGCACCGGTCCTGATGTTGTCTTGATTCCCCATGATCAGATTGGCGGGGCGGTGATTCAAGGTCTGCTTGCTCCGGTTCAGGTTGATAAAGCGGTTACCGATACATTTACGCAATCTTCGATTGATGCATTGACATACAATGGTGTGCTCTACGGCTTGCCAAAGTCGGTTGAAACCGTATTTATGGTGTACAACAAAGATCTTATTTCGAAGCTCCCTGATACGATGGATGAAATATTTGAGTTGTCGAAGAAGTTTCGTAAGGAAAATAAATACGGTTTATTGGCTAAATGGGATGAGCTTTATTACACCTATGGCATTTTACACGGAATGGGTGGCGATATTTTCGGGAAAAAAGCCGACGGCTCTTACGATCCTAATAAAATATTACTGAACACTCCCGGAGCGATAGAAGGTGCGAAATTCATTCAGAAATTCTATCAGTCTAAAGTATTTCCGACCGGCATTATTGGTAATAATGGTCTGAATGCAATCGATTCATTATTTACGTCAGGTAAAGCTGCCATTGTTGAGACTGGCCCTTGGTCACTTCAGCCCTATAAAGAAGCGGGTATCAATTATGGTGTCGCACCACTTCCAAAATTGCCATCTGGTCAGCCAATGGGATCATTTATGGGCGTGAAGAGTTACAGTATCTCCACCTTCTCGAAAAATAAACCACTCGCGCAAGAGTTTATTACGTTCATCAATAATTATAAGAATGCCAAACGCCGCTTTGAGCTGACAGGTGAAGTACCTGCTGTGAAAAAATTAGTGGACGATCCGATCATCAAAAATGACCCGGGTGCAAATGCAGTTGCGATTCAGTCCATTCATGCGACCTCCATGCCTTCCATTCCAGAAATGAATGAAGTCTGGGGACCTGCAAACAGCGCATTACAGTTGATTGCGACCAATAAACAAGATCCGAAAAGTGCTCTCGACTCTGCGGTAGAAAGCATCCAAATGCAAATTGAAGCGAACCACGCAATGATGGGGCAATAA
- a CDS encoding sugar ABC transporter permease, producing MSIKRNNMSIKRNNRIRLTLSYGLILLVSVIIIYPLVWTVGASFYPGNSIMGESIFPDNPTLSHYATLFANDKVAYLTWFWNSLKISFLTMALTLICVSCTSYAFSRFRFKGRKNGLMLFLLLQMIPQFSALIAIFVLAQMLGLINSHLALVLVYVGGMIPMNTYLMKGYLDAIPKDLDESAKMDGASNIRIFLEIILPISKPIIAVVALFSFTGPLGDFILATTILRTPENYTLPIGLYNLVVEKMGASYTTYAAGAVLISIPVALLYLSLQKYFVSGLTAGSTKG from the coding sequence ATGAGTATTAAACGCAATAATATGAGTATTAAACGTAATAATCGCATTCGACTGACTTTGAGTTACGGTCTGATCCTCTTGGTATCCGTGATCATTATTTACCCATTGGTGTGGACGGTCGGCGCATCATTCTATCCGGGCAACAGCATCATGGGAGAATCCATTTTTCCCGATAACCCGACGTTGAGTCACTATGCAACGTTGTTTGCGAATGACAAAGTCGCCTATCTGACTTGGTTTTGGAATAGTTTGAAAATCAGCTTTTTGACGATGGCTCTCACGCTGATCTGTGTGTCATGTACGTCCTATGCATTCTCACGGTTTCGCTTTAAGGGCAGAAAAAACGGTTTGATGTTGTTTCTTCTGTTGCAGATGATCCCACAATTCTCCGCCTTGATTGCGATATTTGTTCTGGCACAGATGTTGGGTTTGATTAATAGCCATCTTGCATTAGTACTGGTTTATGTCGGCGGTATGATCCCGATGAATACGTATTTAATGAAAGGTTACTTAGACGCTATACCGAAGGATCTGGATGAATCGGCCAAAATGGATGGCGCCAGTAATATTCGTATTTTTCTGGAAATTATATTACCCATTTCAAAACCGATTATTGCCGTTGTCGCATTGTTCTCTTTCACCGGGCCATTAGGTGATTTCATTCTCGCAACCACGATTTTAAGAACGCCTGAAAATTATACCTTGCCGATCGGTTTATATAATTTGGTCGTGGAAAAAATGGGCGCGAGTTATACCACATATGCCGCAGGTGCTGTGCTGATTTCAATACCGGTCGCGCTGCTTTATCTATCGCTACAGAAATACTTTGTATCTGGCTTAACAGCAGGTAGTACGAAAGGCTAA